In Columba livia isolate bColLiv1 breed racing homer chromosome 20, bColLiv1.pat.W.v2, whole genome shotgun sequence, a genomic segment contains:
- the MDH2 gene encoding malate dehydrogenase, mitochondrial, producing MLSRLARPAAGLCRGLATTAQNNAKVAVLGASGGIGQPLSLLLKNSPLVSRLSLYDIAHTPGVAADLSHIETRANVKGFLGPEQLPECLKGCNVVVIPAGVPRKPGMTRDDLFNTNASIVATLTTACAKHCPEAMICIISNPVNSTIPITSEVFKKHGVYNPNRIFGVTTLDIVRANTFVAELKGLDPARVNVPVIGGHAGKTIIPLISQCTPKVDFPQDQLEKLTGRIQEAGTEVVKAKAGAGSATLSMAYAGARFVFSLVDAMNGKEGVIECAFVRSEETESPYFSTPLLLGKNGIEKNLGIGKISPFEEKMVAEAMSELKASVKKGEEFAKNFK from the exons ATGCTGTCCCGCCTTGCCCGCCCCGCTGCCGGCCTGTGCCGCGGCCTCGCCACCACCGCGCAG aacaATGCCAAGGTGGCGGTGCTGGGGGCCTCGGGAGGCATTGGGCagcccctctccctcctcctgaAGAACAGCCCACTGGTGAGCAGGCTCAGCCTCTACGATATCGCTCACACTCCGGGCGTTGCCGCCGACCTCAGCCACATCGAGACAAGAGCGAATGTTAAAG GATTCCTGGGACCTGAGCAGTTGCCAGAATGTCTGAAGGGCTGCAATGTTGTAGTTATTCCTGCGGGAGTCCCTAGAAAACCAG GTATGACCCGTGATGACCTGTTCAACACCAATGCCAGCATTGTTGCTACTTTGACAACTGCCTGTGCAAAGCACTGTCCAGAAGCCATGATCTGTATTATTTCTAACCCG GTAAATTCAACCATCCCGATAACTTCAGAAGTCTTCAAGAAGCATGGTGTGTATAATCCCAACAGAATCTTTGGCGTTACAACACTGGACATTGTCAGAGCAAATACTTTTGTGGCTGAATTAAAG GGCTTAGATCCAGCTCGAGTCAATGTTCCTGTTATTGGTGGCCATGCTGGGAAGACCATCATCCCTCTGATCTCTCAG TGCACACCAAAAGTGGACTTTCCTCAGGATCAACTGGAAAAGCTTACAGGGAGGATTCAAGAAGCTGGCACTGAAGTTGTCAAAGCTAAAGCAGGAGCAG GGTCTGCCACCTTGTCTATGGCCTATGCTGGTGCTCGGTTTGTGTTCTCTCTGGTGGATGCAATGAATGGAAAGGAAGGGGTTATCGAATGTGCCTTTGTTCGATCTGAAGAGACGGAAAGCCCATACTTCTCCacacctctgctgctggga AAAAATGGAATTGAGAAGAACCTGGGTATTGGCAAGATCTCCCCCTTCGAAGAGAAGATGGTTGCTGAGGCCATGTCTGAGCTGAAGGCTTCCGTTAAGAAAGGAGAGGAGTTTGCTAAGAACTTCAAGTGA